aacaaaaatacagtgcgAAACAAACATTTAGGTGacaaatgtatttttgaaaaaaaaaaaaatcttctaagtagtataaatagcatctaactaatatttttgcaaagaaaatatttttacatagtGCTGTTTTTACATAGTGTAAACAGAATATATCGCTATCTGCACTTAGCATAAATAGCATGAAACTAAATATATTGCTGTCAGTTAGTGTAAATTGAATTCATCACTGCAaaagtttagtttatttattgtaatcattacaaaaaagttaattatgtgttttgtttttgattcattGACCACAAGGCTATCGACCTATAGGTCAATAAATATGTATCTCAAACATTGTTTAATGTTCCTGTGAAAATATTGCTTATGCTACATTCTAGACACATGAGAAGTATACTGTATTTTGACTTATTAATGAATTCATGTTGTTGTCATGAGTAAACATCATAAGTATGTGTTAGAAGTGGTACATTGTTATCTAAATACCATATTAAATAATGCCAAAATGGTCCCGATTATCAAATTTCAGTACCACGGACAGGGATTTCAACTTCTCCACCTCTTCTCAGCCTAATACATTTTCATACAAAtcaataaatctaaatatatgtacacacacacacacacacacacacacacacacacacacacacacacacacacacacacacacacacacacacacacacacacacacatatatatatatatatacatacatacatacatacatatatgtacactGATATGCTGTGTTGATACAGGAATCCAACAAACAGGGTTCCATGAAGGTCATATAAAATGACAGTTCAGTTTATTTGATagaataatttaacttttttttttttcagaaacaattTATCTCTCAGAAATTTGTAGTAAATTTTTATAATTAGGTAATAGAAACAGCAAGTAAAATGCTTTTGAATGTGAAATTTTTAagtattaaaaacataattttaccaCTGTAGTAATCTAATAGCACTTGAGTAATCATTATCAattaaagcactttttgtaaacaaCAGAGAATTTATTTCTAGTAAAATGCATAGATTTCTCATGTGCAAATATTCAATTATCTTGTATGCTTTTCTCTGGGTCTTCTGGCGCTGGACTTCTGTTGAAAGCTCAAAGCAGCATAATTCAGTGCTTCTCTTTCTTCATCCTAAAACAGCAATTATGATACATTCAGTCAGATATATTGCCTATAAAGACAACATAAGCAATATATGGTTTAAAAGCACTTGAAATATTAAATTGCTTACCATTAAATGACCAATCTGAATATTCTGAGTCTTATCTTGAAAAACAATAAGAATAAGTGCACGTAACTCTGAAAGATGTGGGTTTTCTTACACATTAAAGAAATTTTATGCAGTAATTCCTACCTTTTTGTAGCTGCGTGTACAGCTGTGTGCACAGAAATATGATCACAATCACTGATAAACAGTTTAAAGTTCCTAAAATCAGGGCAATTATACTCCAAGGTTCCTGAAAaccttaattaaaaatgaaagttattaaaaaaatagcaaCAAATCTTTGAGCAGACAGGATTTTTTTATAACTTAAATGGGCACCTGGCATGTCCGGTTTTCTTGCATCTCCAAACAGTATCTCTCCACATGCGGCCACAGCGCAGTAGTAAATCCCAGCATCAGAGAGACTGAGATTCCTCTTGGGCAGGCTGTAGATACATTTGTGTGCAGTAGAGTTCACATCAGATCTCCTCTCACATTGAGCGTTCCTGCGCTCCTGAGTGAATATAATTCCTGGAGGAGATTCTCCAGATTCACGTCTGAACCAGTAGACATTGTGTTCTCCTGCACAGCTCTGAGTGAGGACAGTGCACTGCAGCGCCACTGCAGAGTCTTCTGGATGCACTGGATCTGTGATAGGTGTCTTATGTTCAGACTGCATGTTCAGTTCTCTGTCTGACAAGAAAATAAACCACAACGACATGATGGCAATTTGACCAGACACAATATGCTACAATACATGTGCCatagtaaaatgtaaatgaacattCTGCTTACCTTTAACAATGAGATCAGTAGCTTCCTCAAATATGAACTGATATATAAATTTAGCACAATAGTATGTTGCAGTGTCTGATTCTTTTGCATTGGTAATGCTCAGATTAAAACTGCTATCATCTTTTGCTACAGAAAAGCGATTATGTTTGTCAAAGCCATTTTCAAACACGACAGCTAAAGCTTGATATGATGAAGCAATTGAAAGGGGTTTCTCTCCAGCTTTTTGTTTGACCCAAACAACAGTGGTTCTTAACTCTTTTGGATAAAAACAGGTGAAGGTAACTTTGTCTCCAGCTTGAACAATCTTCAGATGATTCTGAGCAGCTGCATCTACATTTTCTGAGCTGCCTACAATGTCATGGATGATAAAATGGTTAGTATTGCTTGCTGTTGAATTGCTTAATTATGCAGTACAGGCATATaaatacttacattttaaaaggtaAAGCAAAAGGATGAAAAAATGATTAATCATTTTTTGAAGATTCTAAATGGGTTGATTCAGAACATCTAGGGTGACTCatctagaaaaaaaataacaatagtaaaaaaaagatttttttttattttatttactttatttatttgagtaaaacaGCTTATTTTAGATTTTACTAATTTTAAAGTTACCTGACAGCAGATTTACATTGAGTGGATTAGAAATATccttttaaacaaatgttttaatacaGGACTACATATCATTCGTGCATATGTGttaaaaatgttgctttttaaagctgattttacaaaacagaagaaaaaaacaggcTCTATTTTAAATCTGTACTTACAAACTTAATTTAAGATCAAGGTTGGTTTTCACGCAGAGTCTGTTACAGATTTATCTTCCTTCTCAACACAGCCCAAAAGAGAAAGACACACAGAGACTCGCCTTTTTATACTGTACCTCCCTGTACAAAAGAAAATGTACATAATCCTATTGGCTGATTCACCATAATGTTCATCTTAATGGCATGTTCACAGTCATAGTTAAAGCAGATTTAAAGTTTTCTAGCAGACTGCCACATTTACAGCAGAAtgcaaattaaaaatgtacaaaatatttattgaCATAAATGAATATATTAACTCACTCAAATATTTATGTTGATTTAAGCATGTGGATGGCATATATTATAGTGATATTGgatatgtttgtttgttgcttTTCAGCAGAAGATGTTGTATCTATATCAAATAATACTGTAATTCTGAAAGGtgttttgtggaaacttttttaACACAGCAGTTGGCTGTGAACATAACTGAAGTGTATGTTTTTCTTCCTTTCTGCTTtcactctttgaccacagctggaGGATTCTGCACCACTGTTATGCAACAACAGAAATTCATGACCAGAATTGAGGTCGGTACCAGTGTAAAACCTTGACCTTTAAACCCTAAAAGTGGGTTGTCTGTGCTTGCCTTGTTTAGCATTATAACATGATGTGCAGAATTATATTTAATCAAACTAAATAAAGTATTTGGACCATGAGGCCACTAAATTATGAAGAAAATAATGTGATATATACAGTATGGACAGAAGAAATTCTACATCATTcattatttgtcatttatattcTGCCTTTTCTcagttcattattattaattattactcaTATCTGTTTGTTAGTCACATCAGGTATGACTTACTCTTTATCTGTGCATGTATTGAAGCATCTTCTCAATGTCCTATGAAAAAACAATTGCAAGTTTTTGGCAGTTGTTGAACTTGCTGTATAATTAGtttcagaaaaacaacaacaacaaaagaaacgTGCATATAATGTAAAAGTGCAATGAAAATAATTTCCACTGAGAATGGTGTTTGTGGGCTGTCAATGAGAGTGGGAggtaagaaaaaaagaataggGTGGCTAAAAAGACTAAAAATAAATAGATCACATGAGCTCCCTGATAAATAAATCATTGATTTATTCACTCATTTATAAACTCCTTTGCTTAAATAATTCAGTAATTCCTCCATCTTTTGTAAACAATTAAATTGCTAGTATTTTACACTGCTGTGGAACAGTGTCATTTATTTCTCTGATCCACAGCAACATTAGCAAAAGGATACAGCCGTAATAAAACTAGGTAAATTGTGTATtgttctaaagatatttactagAGTTAAGTACCTGAcatttttaatctgtttttgCTGAAGTCTCCCTTAACAAGTCTATAAGTACACTGAACAACTTCACACTTATTCAACTTCACAATATTTTTGTAGTTGGATTAAACATGTACCACACTGTATATTGAGGTGTCTCAGTTTGAATGAGAAAGGTGGAATTAAAGGGCACGGGTGAAACAAAATAAGGACTAGAGTATGTCGACCTGGTTCTTGCTGCTGCCGACTGCAAAGCAGACCGTACAGACTTATGTTTATGTCCTCAAGGTAGTTTTACTTTTACTGATTTTCCACCAGAGGGAGTTAATCTGCATCCTTTGTCCATCATACAGTACCTACTGTACTCACAGGTCTCTCAGGGCTGGCCATCATGCACTATTTGAGATTTGCTGCTATTTGAAAGGACCTGTTATTAAGTCAACTTGCAAACATGGAAAAATGCATACAGCAAAATTATTGTTATGTAATAGTTAGAATATTAAAAGGTCCAatttaaaacaatcaaacaaagtcatacatttaaaaaaataataataatatgtgagttAATTGTACATTAACCATTACCTTGTGCATAAACCAAAAACTCAGTCATCATCTTTTATATTTGCATGTAAAAAGAcagatcaattaaaaaataattgctGTACGCTTGTTATCTACAgtgtgtgaaataaaaaaaaagacagaaaattttattttaaaccttGATCTACATGGGTCAAAGGTCAAGATGAGCTATTTGTACAATCTGATACTGAATGAATTGCACATGGGAAATGCACATGcttgttattaattattaatgtcatGTCATCTCTTTGTGAACAAGCATGTAATCAATTTCTAGATATTCTAGATTTACTATCTAATGAAGTCATTCTATTACATTACAAAAGCAGTATGACTAAAAAATTGTGTTTCAGTACCACGGACAGTGATCAAATGGGATTAAATTTATAATTTCATGTAGAATACGCTAATATTAGGACTTATAGGTTATCTGTAAAAAGAGCCCGAATGCAAATGAACATGTCTGTGGGGCTCTGAATGCGAACTCCTTTTGTGTACATgttcttcacaaaacaatgtgcagaaacacagcagccaaactctaaaaattcacagcgttttattataatggtgttaTCATTATAATGGTATTGGCGTGACAGTCCAGTCATTTGTCCAGTCCAGCTTTGTAGTTTgaccgtagtactacaatgaagagCTTGACTAAAAAccaaatgcattttatatcaggtaaataatatatccacgatataaAACGGCTGAAatattttgaaatcacttgtaccctatctgttcgaaaaaatccagtctctgcctgtgtcaagTTTGAgtttggtaaagttttaaatccctgcagcCAAGATGCTCCTCTTTCGGTCttggattatggaaagtgaaacataaatctataggggtggttggatttattctcatactttaaaatatttatttggagctctttcttttttcagattcttattcacggctttatcataataggctgcatattaacttattgggagaaatccgcaagttctatgtgaaatcagacatttgagcgctcatatatagtcagaatggcataatcataacagcccACGAATATTCGACTGCgcgattggtagtcgaatcaggctcctcgaatcgatTCGTCGACTATTTTGGtgtcacccctaatatatatatatatatatatatatatatatatatatatatatatatacatgcacgcacgcacgcacacacacacacacacacacacacacatacacacacacacacacacacacacacacacacacacacacacacacacacacacacacacacacacacttacttattTCTCATTTAAATCCGGtggaaatagaaaatagaaatagaaacctTTGAACACTTTTCAATTGCTAGCAAATTTATTTATATCTCACGTGTATATATTGGATTGTCTTGTAATATTCTTTCTGTGGGTCTTCTTGCGGTTGAGGGCTTTTGTTGAAAGCTCAAAGCTGCATAATTCAAAACATCTGCTTCATCAGCCTGACATAGAACAGTAATTATGAAATATTCAGTCTGATGGATTGCATGAGAACATATAATTTGTTGTAATATTTTGATTGTTAACAGTAATCAGATTTGTGTACTGCATTTGTTACTGCATAATATCAAGAAAAAAGCATTTAGCTTACCATCAACTGACCATGCTGAGTGTTATGCATCTCATCTTAAAGGAACAATATGAAtttgcatatattatatattcacttaTATTAAACACTGTATTAAAATTTAAGATTTGGTATGTTACCTTTTTGCTGGTACTTGTACAACTGTGCACCCATAATGATAATCACAATCACAGATAAAGTTGCTATAATCAATGCGACTGTAGTCCAGTGTGTCTGGAAGCATTTGTCTGTAGTAATgcgaataaacaaaaaatattttcacaaatatatCCCAGACCTTTCaggaaattattttaattgaaactTAAATAAGCACCGGGTAAGTCAACTTTTCTTGCATCTCCAAACAGTATCTCTCCACATGCGGCCACAGCGCAGTAGTAAATCCCAGCATCAGAGAGACTGAGGTTCCTCTTGGGCAGGCTGTAGATACATTTGTGTGCAGTAGATTTCACATCAGATCTCCTCTCACATTGAGCGTTCCTGCGCTCCTGAGTGAATATAATTCCTGGAGGAGATTCTCCAGATTCACGTCTGAACCAGTAGACGTTGTGTTCTCCTGCACAGCTCTGAGTGAGGACAGTGCACTGCAGCGCCACTGCAGAGTCTTCTGGATGCACTGGATCTGTGGCAGGTGTCTGA
The genomic region above belongs to Carassius carassius chromosome 3, fCarCar2.1, whole genome shotgun sequence and contains:
- the LOC132117265 gene encoding uncharacterized protein LOC132117265; its protein translation is MLIFFILMVNISKCSLDKSDIVAQNHLKIVQAGDSVNFTCIFPEEPKNSAVWVKQRAGEKPLSIASSYQGLPGQYENYFDQHKRFFFVKDDSSFNLSIINTEESDTATYYCIKNLFKFTFGDGTDLIVKDAQLNMQSDHQTPATDPVHPEDSAVALQCTVLTQSCAGEHNVYWFRRESGESPPGIIFTQERRNAQCERRSDVKSTAHKCIYSLPKRNLSLSDAGIYYCAVAACGEILFGDARKVDLPDKCFQTHWTTVALIIATLSVIVIIIMGAQLYKYQQKDEMHNTQHGQLMADEADVLNYAALSFQQKPSTARRPTERILQDNPIYTREI
- the nitr2b gene encoding novel immune-type receptor 2b, coding for MINHFFILLLYLLKCSSENVDAAAQNHLKIVQAGDKVTFTCFYPKELRTTVVWVKQKAGEKPLSIASSYQALAVVFENGFDKHNRFSVAKDDSSFNLSITNAKESDTATYYCAKFIYQFIFEEATDLIVKDRELNMQSEHKTPITDPVHPEDSAVALQCTVLTQSCAGEHNVYWFRRESGESPPGIIFTQERRNAQCERRSDVNSTAHKCIYSLPKRNLSLSDAGIYYCAVAACGEILFGDARKPDMPGFQEPWSIIALILGTLNCLSVIVIIFLCTQLYTQLQKDKTQNIQIGHLMDEEREALNYAALSFQQKSSARRPREKHTR